The following coding sequences lie in one Psychrilyobacter atlanticus DSM 19335 genomic window:
- a CDS encoding DUF11 domain-containing protein, translating into MKRKLLKIMLFLITTAYALGAITINKDASISEYIPGEVFTYTIRIENNDFVEVRNLTVNDDMSSLPLIEKSVSVDEGIGSSSKTYSFNNKKFNASDVTVGANSYIEYTLEVELDIDANGDITNISKVMGAGISESSNVVVKELDQGAAIGLSKTSPTTEYDNGEKIEYKIKLTNSSNKTVKDIKILDDLSSLGFSNVDLVVSTSGIGTDSKVSDGNLPSMELDIPDAIIGPNGSIVYTLTGTVNNTQSYPIVNKAKATIAGTDKVATVTHTRILYDYSIFKSVNKSKYTLGEPLIYTLRLENNKTNKVKGLDITDLLSTIVANTTAGSDGLAFDMSNTTVSANVSSGSHSGLSSNPLNGDLVATSAELAPNGWVEYTISAKINNNIIGEIRNTATIIETTRDNNTKTSNEVVVDPGKANIVVTKKVDKTKDYLPEDSLTYTIKIENNGGGYGEEYIVEDLLSEVKTLLANENTNYFDSTDITSGNPFGIGIIELIYIGDNSSSKNYTLGSQQSNKDLTDRVYIAPGEYLKYKIIIPTNPSAIGDINNEVVVTSPSGDSDFPKTANAITTPKKLGEESGVEITKKIDPISQKEYRPGDEITYDILVTNTDTAHFINNFNLKDTITNIETDLLDININSPTYGQTIRGSAFESWTLTTVDPTSSINGTKPGTDIVTDADININLDIAPGESIKYQLKAKIKENAVGKIVDNNINGDNVIENDEGVVMSSLELGIVKTVNKTNYSPNEEMTYEVIIENTGNGYAQNIEVVDLLSEIVSDTGVKAYSSWEVTSKLEGLSPGRPASGHSGIISEPLMSPNNIDPDNPYMKTAQIGPNTKLTYTIKAVINCEATGRIQNKATINGLLVADKGIVSNPSNLTATKTVDVRNYASIDGNDILTYTITLNNVNGGYIEQVDIRDDLTNIEVELLNGNKITDIFSSYTLEIIDSGGCSSTSPSPKGAKVFDGILDETTSLSGNQTIKYIIKATLKKDYPIDHIPYGAIKNTGTVTPKNGSTINIDAITLPRQPNLAIVKSTTNLKFFPGQIVNYDIRVDNNGNGYANDAHVTDVFNNTQFEYWTITTKTDGDKGTSGYRGSNADVNNRIPSGQNTQNIDVLTDIKPGGFVEYHIEALVKSTVLPSEMISNLANVHDTQSGNDYSSSVELDGTNDGLYITKVADKFNYIPGEPLGYTITIFNTTNDPIDFKASGYTVSDKFSDIKVDLANDGVNPYVDIFAGDPFDEINWTGENGTEGSGDINDQPTIPANGSYQYDVKTRISNRVLHGKMENKVFLIDNNNDKFAKASVELNGGGDYGELTRTVDKQEYIPGQNLTYTIVVQGGANGYANNIDLLEEISKIEVKLMDGTSGPVFGDINGIAPKYTWTLDVGATNSGTSNPSKPADNTDIINEILDVAPGDMITYTVTGRIRPDANGDISYKGLVTKQHRYNLDIKKTTDIAAYTPGENMSFIIDIENNSNGNAGQIPIRDIISDIKVPLSDGTIGDAFDPLAWTITREKSGDYIDYVDFGSTPDNTDIITKFDLPINTKIKYKITAKVNPKAIGNILNTAFIDGDQVGTGIGTARPGLEISKEINKYYDRDGKTEITGGYKPGGYIEYLLTLKNQGDGVINNIPLGDLVSKIKTDRIDGTNLKAFSRWDITESHTGGSVTVPGQGVNYPIKNQDLLETPGDGVHMIIDIASKSEIIFKIKAKVDERAIGEIENIATSETSSKKSGISKMKEQDITINKKVLEINGTDKDFDKITYKPGDEVKYVIRVENKGDGISIGKTPSFKDFLEDVVVETPGEPHLSKQAFSSWNVTASKRNSQSITIGDGSNYNDGRDNVTTLGDFKPISNLNIKNNNIFLAPGGWIEYVVTAIIRDDAMTSITNKGTYLSKEKTIHDTAVLRPLAPKMEVEKKIVSVDGIPWTTGMHYKPGGEVIYEIKATNTGESFGNNILVVDTLSSIRSDISGNTTDTAFESWEITEDSKTNDLTFIHSYDKTKDLNVKVDIAPNDTITFNIKAKIRDNLIGTIPGNSVAVKDGTIDLDEDTTDVITPNPPKLTYHKEISNDGITYGTGYVYYIPSNSLYYKIILENKGLGYGVKVNTKDILKNVIDGKGNSAFSSVSTTIKITDKAGNETYSTTDNKTVVSNFQNNINGFDTSIDIEPGAKVEFFVNAKVSKKALGEIKNKATIDGTNTKEVIAYLAESTIESTKTGSDYYGPGNPVSYTLTVENTGASTAQDIILNELISEIKVETIGGTEKPAFKPGWSISTVLDDRDGNSDISQIPSNGDIKYRPITLGTGDKVTISIDATVIDDAIGDISNTFTTDYYDTVVSKEWDILHSDGDIIVVKTPVVDRISITRDSNYTPGMEKTFLIEVKNIGEGFALGVDISDKLMEIKTLGGGNFPGDSTHEVDAFRENSGTIPLEVKYRSKNGSLDTRPIGTPNETLGFEGKVNIAPGDTFQIWITSKLNKEAMKEITTNVVVKFDPSITKVVKAIKELIASAKISSVKDDVKIKKEISSDGTSYGINKIIYSPGDTIYYRIIADNSTGSGWIDDVEILDEIKEIKADISGGGQGPAFDPATIKITNINTGTPNYSKIDVLDKNLKGIFDLGPGQTMTFDVEATINNNIIGEIDNMATFTKKSTGYDTNVVTAISKDVDLKNLIITKEESIGGSNYSDAPMQYKSGGESYYKITVENKNTSFIHNLKVQDIVGDIMVDSSGIPNYVKAFNSISVKPTINAPSKVVGTPDYTNGIDVTIDLAPNDKVEFIVTSTIIDTAIGEIKNTATASYNSGAQTKDSNEVIFEPTPAEITIEKTTTTPLAIPGKNIEYEVLIKNKGGLANDLKFIDDLSSIEGLLSDTNLRGHVFESISASVISATGATPKIPVLDTTGNEVNSTFDLKADGEVKIKIIGKLKDTMVYGINADPTDRTIINTATFEFTKNYDELPTIGESKVSVPVANADMKIDKIAIVDPNLGGYIPGDEVEFKIKVTNDGNGIGDKFHISDELDKVMVDAIGGIKKLAFSNWTISIENEGNSPITSIPTFDSAKNLDIDIDVAPEDEVEFKIIATVIPEAFGELTNSATGSYDQDKYNDGTKASDISDSDSFQPSRSEVHIEKIVDKITFAPGEEITYTIKVWNVGPGPAHKVKFEDILPQALTTSGNGDAFDPATSKVIKVELFNNASENKPLSNIGNAFTSELELPRDGYAIYTIASNVSLDVVGKIDNIAEFSYTDNDGTDKEGTANAESNPANAKLNIIKTVDTSEFVAGKDLTYVVTISNTGLGIANDVKVIDLILDIENESISGNSIKAFDSVVITDNSGSLNPVSNIESYDPNKNLDTLVDIAPNDSIIFTLVGTTNKIIGEDITNRADYTFTNNDGNKNTAFAEVSSKIKLNEGILQLSKRALKKDVEKGQVVEYEIIVNNPTDVYFTNVAVEDKTPAGFTYVKDTTEIILSTDGKFGNNDDRDVSDEPIIGNTLGFTAVNIAPKENLRIRYLLRASIGTTFGKYVNTAHAVSGGKVVSNYDSADVEVIPDALFDTATIIGKVFEDINGDGYQADATAKRIKLISSIDPTNYIPNTTTLTIGDKTTKIKDKSSPLVRGITIGKLRGVSRNRKIKEPNKAIIRYETITSTWEPLKVTSKDGTTILIDSNGKAKASHKGDLKEGLARENLKITRNIYAQKGSPNYLQEIVVENFGIYEDGIPGIRLITLGGVVITTDEFGRYHVPDEWVTKKTGSNFLVKVDRDSLPQGMRVISENPRVKRITPNGLNKFNFSIQRELDDFNIKDANKVRKVRGKENG; encoded by the coding sequence GTGAAAAGAAAGTTGCTTAAAATTATGTTATTTTTAATAACAACAGCGTATGCTTTAGGGGCAATAACTATAAATAAAGACGCAAGTATATCAGAATATATACCTGGAGAAGTTTTCACCTATACTATAAGGATAGAAAATAATGATTTTGTAGAAGTAAGAAATTTAACAGTAAATGATGATATGAGTAGTTTACCTCTTATAGAAAAATCTGTGTCTGTAGATGAAGGAATAGGCAGTAGCAGTAAAACTTATAGTTTTAATAATAAAAAATTTAATGCTTCAGATGTTACTGTGGGAGCAAATAGTTATATAGAATATACTTTGGAGGTTGAATTAGACATTGATGCTAATGGAGATATTACTAATATTTCTAAAGTCATGGGTGCAGGAATTTCTGAAAGTTCTAATGTAGTTGTAAAAGAATTAGATCAAGGTGCTGCCATTGGTTTAAGTAAAACTTCTCCAACAACTGAATATGACAATGGGGAGAAAATAGAATATAAGATTAAATTAACTAATAGCAGTAATAAAACAGTTAAAGATATTAAAATTTTAGATGATCTGTCTAGTTTGGGGTTTAGTAATGTAGATCTTGTAGTGTCTACCAGTGGTATAGGAACAGATTCAAAAGTTTCAGATGGTAACCTACCGAGTATGGAACTAGATATTCCAGATGCAATAATAGGACCAAATGGAAGCATAGTCTATACCCTTACTGGTACAGTTAATAATACTCAATCTTACCCTATTGTAAATAAAGCTAAAGCTACAATAGCTGGAACAGATAAAGTAGCTACAGTCACTCATACAAGGATACTTTATGATTATAGTATTTTTAAAAGTGTCAATAAATCAAAGTACACCTTAGGGGAACCGCTTATATATACTTTAAGACTAGAAAATAATAAAACAAACAAGGTAAAAGGTTTAGATATTACAGATCTTTTATCTACTATTGTAGCTAATACAACAGCAGGAAGTGATGGATTAGCCTTTGATATGTCTAATACTACCGTTAGTGCCAACGTAAGTTCAGGTTCTCACTCTGGTCTATCTAGTAACCCACTTAATGGAGATTTAGTAGCTACTTCAGCTGAGTTAGCTCCTAATGGATGGGTAGAGTATACTATTTCTGCTAAAATTAATAATAATATTATAGGAGAAATAAGAAATACAGCTACGATTATTGAAACTACTAGAGATAACAACACTAAAACTAGTAATGAAGTTGTTGTTGATCCTGGAAAAGCTAATATAGTAGTAACAAAAAAAGTAGATAAAACCAAGGATTACCTTCCAGAGGATAGTTTGACCTATACTATAAAAATAGAAAATAATGGTGGAGGATATGGAGAGGAATATATAGTCGAAGACCTTTTAAGCGAGGTTAAAACTTTACTAGCTAATGAAAATACAAATTATTTTGATTCTACTGACATTACTAGTGGAAATCCCTTTGGAATAGGAATTATTGAGCTTATATACATTGGAGATAATAGTAGCTCTAAAAACTATACTCTTGGTTCCCAACAAAGTAATAAAGATTTAACTGATAGGGTTTATATTGCACCTGGGGAATATTTGAAATATAAAATAATAATTCCGACTAATCCTAGTGCCATAGGAGATATAAATAATGAAGTAGTAGTAACTTCACCTAGTGGAGATAGTGATTTTCCTAAGACTGCTAATGCTATTACTACACCTAAGAAATTAGGAGAGGAAAGTGGAGTAGAAATCACTAAAAAAATTGATCCTATATCTCAAAAAGAATATAGACCTGGTGATGAAATAACTTATGATATTCTTGTGACAAATACTGATACAGCTCATTTCATCAATAATTTTAATCTGAAGGATACTATAACTAATATAGAAACGGATCTTTTAGATATTAATATTAATAGCCCTACCTATGGTCAAACTATTAGAGGCTCTGCCTTTGAAAGTTGGACACTTACAACAGTTGATCCTACTAGTTCAATTAATGGAACTAAACCAGGAACAGATATTGTAACAGATGCAGACATTAATATTAATTTAGATATTGCACCTGGTGAATCTATAAAATATCAATTAAAAGCTAAAATAAAAGAAAATGCAGTTGGAAAGATAGTTGATAATAATATCAATGGAGATAATGTTATTGAAAATGACGAAGGTGTGGTGATGTCTTCTCTTGAATTAGGAATTGTAAAAACTGTAAATAAAACAAATTATAGTCCCAATGAAGAGATGACCTATGAAGTTATTATTGAAAATACAGGAAATGGGTATGCTCAGAATATAGAAGTAGTAGATTTATTATCAGAAATTGTTTCTGATACAGGGGTAAAGGCTTATTCTAGTTGGGAGGTTACTTCAAAATTAGAAGGACTTTCCCCTGGAAGACCAGCTAGTGGGCATTCAGGAATTATAAGTGAACCATTGATGTCTCCTAATAATATAGATCCAGATAACCCTTATATGAAAACAGCACAAATAGGCCCCAATACAAAATTAACATATACAATTAAAGCCGTTATAAATTGTGAAGCTACTGGGAGAATACAAAATAAAGCAACGATAAATGGGTTATTAGTTGCTGATAAGGGTATTGTATCTAATCCATCGAATTTGACGGCTACAAAAACAGTGGATGTTAGAAATTATGCTTCTATTGATGGAAATGATATTTTAACATATACAATTACTTTAAATAATGTAAATGGTGGATATATAGAGCAAGTAGATATAAGAGATGATCTAACTAACATTGAAGTTGAATTGTTAAACGGAAATAAAATTACAGATATTTTCTCATCATATACTTTGGAAATTATCGACAGTGGAGGATGCAGCAGTACTAGTCCTTCTCCTAAAGGAGCTAAAGTATTTGATGGGATCTTAGATGAAACAACTAGTTTAAGTGGAAACCAAACAATTAAATATATTATTAAAGCTACCTTGAAAAAAGATTATCCAATAGATCATATACCCTATGGAGCAATAAAAAACACAGGAACTGTAACTCCTAAAAATGGTTCGACTATAAATATTGATGCTATAACCTTACCTAGGCAACCTAATTTAGCCATAGTAAAATCTACAACAAATCTTAAATTTTTTCCTGGTCAAATAGTTAATTATGATATTCGTGTAGATAATAATGGGAATGGATATGCTAATGATGCTCATGTCACTGATGTTTTTAATAATACCCAATTTGAATATTGGACTATAACAACTAAAACAGATGGAGATAAAGGAACAAGTGGATATAGAGGAAGTAATGCTGATGTTAATAATCGTATTCCAAGTGGTCAAAACACTCAAAATATTGATGTATTAACAGATATAAAACCTGGTGGATTTGTAGAATATCATATAGAAGCATTAGTGAAATCGACGGTTTTACCTAGCGAAATGATCTCAAATCTTGCTAATGTACACGACACTCAAAGTGGGAACGACTATTCTTCTTCTGTTGAGTTAGATGGTACAAACGATGGTCTATATATTACTAAAGTTGCTGATAAATTTAATTATATTCCAGGAGAACCTCTTGGTTATACTATAACAATTTTTAATACTACAAATGATCCAATAGATTTTAAAGCTTCAGGTTATACAGTTAGCGATAAATTTAGTGATATTAAAGTGGATTTAGCTAATGATGGGGTGAATCCCTATGTAGATATTTTTGCTGGAGATCCTTTTGACGAGATTAATTGGACAGGGGAAAATGGGACCGAAGGTAGTGGAGATATCAACGATCAACCAACGATTCCTGCAAATGGGAGCTATCAATACGATGTCAAAACACGAATTAGTAATCGTGTTTTACATGGAAAAATGGAAAATAAAGTTTTTCTAATCGATAACAACAACGATAAATTTGCAAAAGCTTCTGTAGAACTTAATGGAGGCGGAGATTATGGGGAATTGACTAGAACGGTTGATAAACAAGAATATATTCCTGGCCAAAACTTAACTTATACTATAGTAGTTCAAGGTGGTGCAAATGGATATGCAAATAATATAGACCTCTTGGAAGAAATTAGTAAAATTGAAGTTAAATTGATGGATGGTACTAGTGGACCTGTATTTGGAGATATAAATGGTATAGCCCCTAAATATACCTGGACATTAGATGTTGGTGCTACAAATTCGGGAACAAGTAATCCTTCTAAACCAGCTGATAATACAGATATAATTAATGAAATTCTAGATGTAGCTCCAGGAGATATGATTACCTATACTGTTACAGGTAGAATAAGACCCGATGCAAATGGAGACATAAGTTATAAAGGGCTCGTAACCAAGCAACACAGATATAATTTAGATATAAAAAAAACAACTGATATAGCAGCATATACACCTGGTGAAAATATGTCATTTATAATTGATATAGAAAATAATAGTAATGGAAATGCAGGGCAGATACCTATAAGAGATATTATATCTGATATTAAAGTTCCCCTTTCTGATGGAACTATTGGAGATGCTTTTGACCCATTGGCTTGGACTATTACAAGAGAAAAGTCAGGTGACTATATTGATTATGTAGATTTTGGGAGTACTCCAGATAATACAGATATCATAACTAAATTTGATTTGCCTATAAATACTAAAATAAAATATAAGATTACAGCTAAAGTTAACCCAAAAGCTATTGGGAACATTCTTAATACAGCATTTATTGATGGAGATCAAGTAGGAACTGGGATAGGAACTGCTAGACCAGGATTAGAAATTAGTAAAGAAATTAATAAATATTATGACAGAGATGGGAAGACTGAAATAACAGGAGGTTATAAGCCTGGAGGATATATTGAGTATTTATTAACTCTAAAAAATCAAGGAGATGGGGTTATAAATAATATTCCTTTAGGAGATCTCGTAAGTAAAATTAAAACAGACAGGATAGATGGAACAAACCTTAAAGCTTTTTCCAGATGGGATATTACAGAATCCCATACTGGAGGCTCTGTAACAGTTCCAGGACAGGGAGTCAATTACCCTATAAAAAATCAAGATTTACTTGAAACACCTGGAGATGGAGTTCATATGATAATAGACATAGCTTCTAAAAGTGAAATAATCTTTAAGATAAAAGCTAAAGTTGATGAAAGAGCCATAGGTGAGATAGAAAATATTGCAACTAGTGAAACCTCATCGAAGAAAAGTGGTATATCTAAGATGAAGGAGCAAGATATAACGATTAATAAAAAAGTTCTTGAAATAAACGGTACTGATAAGGATTTTGATAAGATAACTTATAAGCCGGGAGACGAAGTTAAGTATGTTATAAGGGTAGAGAATAAAGGAGACGGTATTTCCATAGGAAAAACTCCAAGTTTTAAAGATTTCTTAGAAGATGTAGTTGTTGAAACGCCTGGTGAACCTCATTTAAGCAAGCAAGCGTTTTCTAGTTGGAATGTTACTGCTAGTAAAAGAAATAGCCAAAGTATTACCATAGGAGACGGCAGTAACTACAATGATGGTAGGGATAATGTTACTACTTTAGGTGATTTTAAACCTATAAGCAATTTGAATATTAAAAATAATAATATATTTTTAGCACCTGGAGGTTGGATTGAATATGTAGTTACTGCGATAATTAGAGATGATGCTATGACCTCTATTACTAATAAGGGAACATATTTATCAAAGGAAAAAACTATTCATGATACTGCTGTATTAAGACCTTTAGCTCCTAAAATGGAAGTAGAGAAAAAAATTGTTTCTGTAGATGGGATTCCATGGACAACTGGGATGCATTATAAACCTGGAGGAGAAGTTATTTATGAGATTAAAGCTACTAATACAGGAGAATCTTTTGGGAATAATATTTTAGTAGTAGATACCTTAAGTTCTATAAGAAGTGATATTTCAGGAAACACTACAGATACAGCATTTGAATCTTGGGAAATTACAGAAGATAGTAAAACTAATGATCTTACATTTATTCACTCCTATGATAAAACAAAAGATCTTAATGTTAAAGTAGATATAGCACCTAATGATACTATAACATTTAATATTAAAGCAAAAATAAGAGATAACTTAATCGGGACTATACCTGGGAATTCTGTTGCTGTTAAAGATGGAACTATTGATTTAGATGAAGATACAACAGATGTAATTACTCCCAACCCTCCTAAACTTACTTATCATAAAGAGATTAGTAATGACGGAATTACTTATGGTACTGGTTATGTATATTATATTCCTTCAAATAGTCTTTATTATAAAATAATATTAGAAAATAAGGGGCTAGGATATGGTGTAAAGGTAAACACAAAAGATATTCTAAAAAACGTTATAGATGGTAAGGGTAATTCTGCATTTAGTAGTGTAAGCACTACAATCAAAATTACGGATAAAGCTGGTAACGAAACTTATAGTACTACAGATAACAAAACTGTTGTTTCAAATTTCCAAAATAATATCAATGGATTTGATACTAGTATAGATATAGAACCTGGAGCAAAGGTGGAGTTTTTTGTAAATGCAAAGGTGAGTAAGAAAGCTTTAGGGGAAATAAAAAACAAAGCGACTATAGATGGTACAAATACAAAGGAAGTAATAGCATATTTAGCTGAATCGACTATTGAATCTACTAAAACAGGAAGTGACTATTATGGGCCAGGGAATCCTGTATCATATACTCTAACAGTTGAAAATACAGGGGCCTCAACAGCTCAGGATATTATTTTAAATGAGCTTATAAGCGAGATAAAGGTTGAAACTATAGGAGGAACAGAAAAGCCTGCATTTAAACCTGGATGGAGTATTTCAACAGTTCTTGATGATAGAGATGGAAATAGTGACATTTCACAGATACCATCAAATGGAGATATAAAATATAGACCAATAACTTTAGGTACAGGAGATAAAGTGACCATCTCCATTGATGCGACCGTTATAGATGATGCTATAGGGGATATAAGCAATACATTTACAACAGATTATTATGATACTGTAGTGTCTAAAGAATGGGATATCCTCCACTCAGATGGGGATATAATTGTGGTTAAGACTCCAGTTGTAGATAGGATTAGTATAACAAGGGATAGTAATTATACACCTGGAATGGAAAAAACTTTCTTAATAGAAGTAAAAAATATTGGGGAAGGATTCGCTCTAGGAGTAGATATTTCAGATAAACTTATGGAGATAAAAACCTTAGGAGGAGGAAATTTTCCAGGCGATTCAACCCATGAAGTAGATGCTTTTAGAGAAAATAGTGGGACTATTCCTTTAGAAGTGAAGTATAGATCTAAAAATGGTTCTTTAGATACACGACCTATTGGAACTCCAAATGAAACACTTGGATTTGAAGGGAAAGTAAATATTGCACCAGGAGATACTTTCCAAATATGGATTACTAGTAAATTAAATAAAGAAGCTATGAAAGAAATAACTACAAATGTAGTTGTTAAATTTGATCCTAGTATTACTAAGGTTGTAAAAGCTATTAAAGAGTTAATTGCATCAGCTAAAATTTCTTCTGTAAAAGATGATGTGAAAATAAAAAAAGAGATAAGTTCAGATGGGACTAGTTATGGTATTAATAAAATTATTTATTCTCCAGGAGATACTATTTATTACCGAATTATTGCTGATAATAGTACAGGATCAGGGTGGATTGATGACGTTGAAATATTAGATGAAATAAAAGAAATTAAAGCAGATATTTCAGGTGGTGGACAAGGTCCAGCATTTGATCCTGCTACAATTAAGATAACTAATATTAATACAGGAACACCAAACTATAGTAAAATAGATGTTTTGGATAAAAATTTAAAAGGAATTTTTGATCTAGGACCTGGACAAACTATGACCTTTGATGTAGAAGCTACTATTAATAATAATATTATAGGTGAAATAGACAATATGGCAACATTCACAAAAAAAAGTACAGGGTATGATACTAATGTAGTAACTGCTATTTCAAAAGATGTTGACTTAAAAAACCTAATTATAACAAAGGAAGAAAGTATAGGTGGTAGCAATTATAGTGATGCTCCAATGCAATATAAATCTGGAGGAGAAAGTTACTATAAAATAACTGTAGAAAATAAAAATACTTCTTTTATACACAACTTGAAAGTCCAAGATATTGTAGGTGATATTATGGTGGATAGCTCAGGTATTCCTAACTATGTTAAGGCATTTAATTCGATTTCGGTAAAACCAACAATAAATGCCCCAAGTAAAGTAGTAGGAACACCTGATTATACAAATGGGATAGATGTAACTATAGATTTGGCTCCTAATGATAAAGTTGAGTTTATTGTTACTTCTACTATTATAGATACTGCTATAGGAGAGATTAAAAATACTGCGACTGCTAGTTATAATAGTGGGGCTCAAACAAAGGATTCTAATGAAGTGATCTTTGAGCCGACACCTGCTGAAATCACTATAGAAAAGACCACAACTACACCTTTAGCTATACCTGGAAAAAATATAGAATATGAAGTCCTTATAAAAAATAAAGGTGGTTTAGCTAATGACCTTAAGTTTATAGATGATCTTTCATCTATTGAAGGGTTATTATCAGATACTAACCTTAGAGGACATGTATTTGAGAGTATTAGTGCTAGTGTAATTAGTGCAACAGGTGCTACACCTAAAATACCAGTGTTAGATACAACTGGAAATGAGGTTAATAGTACATTTGATTTAAAGGCAGATGGAGAGGTAAAAATTAAGATCATAGGAAAACTAAAAGATACTATGGTTTATGGTATAAATGCTGATCCCACTGATAGAACTATTATCAACACCGCAACTTTTGAATTTACTAAAAACTATGATGAACTTCCTACAATAGGTGAATCTAAAGTATCAGTACCTGTGGCTAACGCAGATATGAAGATAGATAAAATTGCCATAGTTGATCCTAATTTAGGAGGGTATATTCCAGGAGATGAAGTTGAATTTAAAATTAAGGTTACTAATGATGGAAATGGAATAGGAGATAAATTCCATATTTCAGATGAATTAGACAAGGTTATGGTAGATGCTATAGGTGGAATTAAAAAATTAGCATTTAGTAATTGGACTATTAGTATAGAAAATGAAGGAAACTCACCAATAACCTCTATTCCGACTTTTGATTCAGCTAAAAATTTAGATATAGATATAGATGTTGCACCAGAAGATGAAGTTGAATTTAAAATTATAGCCACTGTTATCCCTGAAGCATTTGGAGAGCTAACAAATAGTGCTACAGGTAGTTATGACCAAGATAAGTATAATGACGGAACTAAAGCTTCAGATATTAGTGACTCAGATAGTTTCCAACCATCTAGATCGGAAGTACATATTGAAAAAATAGTAGATAAAATTACTTTTGCACCAGGGGAAGAGATTACATACACTATTAAAGTATGGAATGTTGGACCAGGGCCAGCTCATAAAGTTAAGTTTGAGGATATACTTCCTCAGGCACTTACAACTAGTGGAAATGGTGATGCATTTGATCCTGCTACAAGTAAGGTTATTAAAGTAGAATTATTTAATAATGCCAGCGAAAACAAACCACTTAGTAATATTGGAAATGCTTTTACTTCGGAACTAGAATTACCTAGAGATGGATATGCAATCTATACTATTGCAAGTAATGTTTCTTTAGACGTAGTTGGTAAGATAGATAACATTGCGGAATTTAGTTATACCGATAATGATGGAACTGATAAAGAGGGGACGGCTAATGCTGAATCTAACCCAGCTAATGCAAAACTTAATATCATTAAAACTGTTGATACAAGTGAATTTGTTGCAGGGAAAGATCTAACTTATGTAGTAACAATATCAAATACAGGCTTAGGAATTGCAAATGATGTTAAAGTTATAGATTTAATTTTGGATATTGAAAATGAATCTATAAGTGGAAACTCTATTAAAGCTTTTGACAGTGTAGTTATTACAGACAATAGTGGCTCTTTAAACCCTGTAAGTAACATAGAATCATATGACCCTAATAAAAATTTAGATACTCTAGTTGATATTGCTCCTAATGATAGCATTATATTTACTTTAGTAGGTACTACTAATAAAATTATAGGAGAAGATATAACAAATAGAGCTGATTATACCTTTACTAACAATGATGGAAATAAAAATACTGCATTTGCAGAAGTAAGCTCCAAAATAAAACTTAATGAAGGTATATTACAACTAAGTAAACGTGCGTTAAAAAAGGATGTTGAGAAAGGTCAAGTAGTAGAATACGAGATTATAGTTAATAACCCTACAGACGTTTATTTTACTAATGTAGCTGTAGAAGATAAAACACCTGCGGGATTTACTTATGTGAAGGATACAACTGAGATTATTTTAAGTACAGATGGAAAATTTGGTAATAATGATGATCGAGATGTTTCAGATGAACCAATTATAGGAAATACATTAGGCTTTACAGCTGTAAATATAGCTCCTAAAGAAAATCTTCGTATAAGGTATCTACTGCGTGCTAGTATTGGAACCACTTTTGGTAAATATGTAAATACTGCACATGCTGTATCTGGTGGGAAGGTTGTATCAAACTATGACTCAGCAGATGTAGAAGTTATTCCAGATGCATTGTTTGATACGGCAACTATTATAGGAAAAGTATTTGAAGATATAAATGGAGATGGATATCAAGCAGATGCAACTGCTAAAAGAATTAAATTAATAAGCTCAATAGATCCTACAAACTATATTCCAAATACTACAACTTTAACTATTGGCGATAAAACAACAAAAATTAAAGATAAAAGCTCACCTTTAGTTAGAGGTATCACTATAGGAAAACTTCGTGGTGTTTCTAGAAATAGAAAAATAAAAGAGCCTAATAAAGCTATTATAAGATATGAAACAATAACTTCTACATGGGAACCTCTAAAGGTTACTAGTAAAGATGGAACAACTATTCTTATAGATAGTAATGGGAAGGCAAAAGCTTCTCATAAAGGCGATTTAAAAGAAGGACTGGCTAGAGAAAACCTAAAAATCACAAGAAATATATATGCACAAAAGGGATCACCAAATTATCTCCAAGAGATTGTGGTGGAAAACTTTGGTATTTATGAGGATGGAATCCCTGGGATAAGGTTAATTACTTTAGGAGGAGTAGTTATAACTACTGATGAATTTGGTCGTTACCATGTACCGGATGAGTGGGTTACTAAAAAAACAGGTTCAAATTTTCTAGTAAAAGTTGATAGAGATAGTCTGCCTCAAGGGATGAGAGTTATTAGTGAAAATCCTAGAGTAAAGAGAATAACTCCTAATGGACTTAATAAATTTAACTTTAGTATTCAAAGGGAATTGGATGATTTTAATATCAAAGATGCAAATAAAGTCAGAAAGGTAAGGGGTAAAGAAAATGGCTAA